The genomic segment AGATCCGAAGATTGATACCACAGTAACCTTATGGAAAGACGTTTTAAAACCTGTGGCGGCAGTAGCGTTGGGTGGTTTAGCTTTAGCAGAAGTTGCACACTATATTACCGTTGGGCCAAACGTTGAGGAAGATCTTGAAGAACACCACCATAGCGAAAATGCAGAAGGAGGCAAACATGAGTAAGAAATTTGAAATCACGAACGATACCAAAATCGTTCGTCATAAGCCCTTAGCTCGTGTTAGCCACTGGTTCTTAGTAATCTCGTTTTTTATGACGATGTTTACCGGTGTGGCATTCTTCTTCCCTGACTTTGCTTGGCTTACCGAGATTTTAGGTACTCCACAGATTGCCCGTGCAGTCCACCCATTTACCGGGATTATAATGTTTATTGCATTTATTATTATGGCGTTAATATATTGGCACCATAATATCCCTGAGAAAAATGATATTCGTTGGGCAAAAGGCATTGTTGAAGTACTAAAAGGTAATGAGCATGAAGTTTCCGATAATGGAAAATACAATTTGGGTCAAAAATTACTCTTTTGGACTCTTATTCTTGCGATGTTCACTCTTTTAGCCACAGGGATTATTATGTGGAGACAATTTTTCTCTCACTACTTCTCGATTCCTATGCTAAGAATTGCAATTTTACTTCATTCAGCAAGTGCATTTATGCTATTTACCGGAATTTTAGTACATATGTATATGGCATTCTGGGTAAAAGGCTCAATCAGAGGTATGGTTGAGGGTTGGGTTACCGTTCGCTGGGCAAAAAAACACCACCCAAGATGGTACCGTGAAGAAGTGCTACCTGAATTAGAAAGACAAGTAGCTGAGCAAAATAATAAATAACCTCAAGTGCGGTATTATTACCGCACTTTTATTTTATTGGTTTAAAAAGAATATTATGAGTATCAAAATACTACCTCAAGATGATATCAAACAAGCAGCTAGTTCATTTCAACAACCCGAGCTCTTATTTGCTAATCCCAAAAATCTGTATTTACGCCGCGCTAAGCGGCTACGTGAATTAGCCAAGCAAAACCCATTCGGTGAATATATGGAGTTTTCTGCTAACCTCGTGGACATTCAATTAGCATTACTTGAAAGCCAGCCAATTGCAGATTATTCTCAAAAAATAACCGCTTGTGTAGAGCGCACGCAAGGAGAAACACCGCTAAATGCACAGAATTTTCAGCGTACTGATGAATGGCGGACACTACTCTTAGCTATTATTGAGAAATTCAAGCCTTATGCAAATAATACTGTTCTTGCAACAATTGAAGTATTGGAAAAGGCAGCTAAGTCAGAGCTAGACACACTTGCTGATAATTTGCTAAATGAACGATACGAACTTGTGGGCGCAGATAAAGCTGTCTTTATTTGGGCTGCTCTCTCACTTTACTGGGTACAATTAGCTCAACAATTACCACGTAATTCTCGTGCAGAAATAGGCCATAAACATTTATGTCCGGTATGTAACTCAGCACCTGTAAGCAGTGTGATTCATTTCGGTGAAGCTCAAGGGTTACGTTATCTACACTGTTCTTTATGTGAAAGTGAATGGCATGTAGTACGTACAAAGTGTACAAACTGTGATGAAACCGGCAAACTGGATTATTGGAGCTTAGATACAGTAGAAGCAGCAGTTAAAGCTGAAAGTTGTGGCGACTGCCATTCCTACTTAAAAGTACTCTATCAAGATAAAGACGTGAATGTGGAACCTGTTGCTGATGATTTAGCAACTCTATTCTTAGATTCCGAGATGGAACAAAAAGGTCTTTCAAGAAGTGGGATAAATCCATTTTTATTTCAAGTAGAGTAACTCATTTACAACAAAAACGGAGCATGACGCTCCGTTTTTTATTACATTTAACTCATACACTATACTTTTTTAATCAGCTATTTTTTTAACTTCACAGCGGTTAGCAATAATCTCCCGATCTGACATAAATGCGTATCGGCATTGAGATTTAAAATATTGAATCACAGAATCATCAAGAGGTCGTTGTGCTCCAACACGTAATTCCTCCATAGAAAAATTACTAACCTCTTCATCTTTCTCTTTATTTTTCAATACCTTACGTTCAGATATTCTAAACTTAGGCTTGTCTTGCTGTTTTTTTACTCCGTTTAATTTTTCTTTATTATTAGGAATAGGATTACTTGCATAACTAATACTATTCATCGTAAGAAAAAGAGAAATAACAAAAAAGCTAAAAGCGTTTTTCATAGCAAACCCATAAATAAAATGTAGCATAATCATAAAATTACGTAACATTCTATTACATTTAGCGCATGGTTACAAATTCTTCAGATCCTGTCGGGTGAATAGCCACTGTGTTGTCAAAATCAGCTTTCGTCGCGCCCATTTTAATTGCAACAGCAAAACCTTGAATCATTTCATCAACACCAAAACCAATACCATGTAACCCAACCACTTTTTCCTCTTCCCCAACACAAACTAATTTCATTCGGCAAGGTTGACGATGTTGTGTAACCGCAGTATACATTGCAGTAAATGAAGATTTATACACTTTCACATTTTCTGCCCCATATTGCTCAATCGCTTTTGGCTCACTTAAACCAACAGTACCTATTGGTGGGTGGCTAAAAACGACTGTCGGTACTAAGCTATAATCCAAATGTTCATTTGGTTTATTATTGAACAACCGTTCCGATAGTCTGCGACCAGCTGCAACTGCAACAGGAGTTAATTCAATACCACCTTCAATAATATCACCAACAGCATAGATATTTGGCACATTAGTATTTTGGAATTTATCCACTTTGATAAAACCACGCTCGTTGGTTTCAACACCAGCAGCCTCTAAATTAATCTTATCTGTCGCTGGCTCACGACCAATAGCCCACACCAAGCTTTCAACAGAGGTTTCACGACCATCTTGCAATTTTAATGTCAATGAACCATCTGCATTTTTAACTACTTCTTGAGGAGTCGCTTGTGTATGTAATTCGATCCCATCTTGAGCTAATACTTCAAGCAATGTATCCACTATTAATGGGTCTTGATTACGCATTGGAGCATGTTGACGAACAAAAAGATGGGTATTTACTCCTAAGCTATTAAATACTCCAGCTAATTCAACTGCAATATACCCTGCCCCCACAATTGCTACGGACTTCGGTAAAGCATCTAGTGCAAATACACCATCAGAAGTAATACCGTATTCAGCCCCTTTCACATTAGGTACACTTGGACGACCGCCTGTCGCAATCAAAATATGTTCAGCCGTGACTTCCTCGCTTGAACCATCAGCGTAGCTCACTATCAGCGTTTTTGCATCTTTAAAACGAGCAAAACCATGTAAAACATCAACATTATTTTTTGCCAGCACATTACCATATGAAGTGTGAATGCGCCCAATATAGGCCTGGCGACTCTCAACTAATTTGGCATAATCAAAATTATTTACCGTAATATCAAAACCATAATCGGGGGCGTAATGGTTAATCGCTTCTGCAACTTGTGCTCCATAGAACATCACTTTTTTGGGTACACATCCCACATTCACACAAGTGCCACCTAAATGTTTTGCTTCAATAATGGCACATTTTTGCCCATAGCTTGCTGCTCGATTAATTGAAGCAATACCACCACTACCACCGCCGATAGCAATATAATCATAATGTTTAGCCATAAGCTATTCCTCGATCTATAAAAATAAAAGCAACTTATTCGTAAGCGCTTTATCAGATTAAATTTGCATAGAAGACTAATGTTTCATATGCCCTGAATTCAACATTTTATCAATATACGCCATCGCTAATGCTGAAACAATAAAGGCTAAGTGAATAACTACTTGCCACATCATTTGCTTTTCATCAAGATTTGAAGCATTGATAAATGTTTGTAATAAATGAATAGAAGAAATACTGATAATTGCCATTGAAAGTTTTACTTTCAAAATAGTCGCATTAACGTGATCTAACCATTCTGGCTGATCAGGGTGATCATCTACTTTTAATCTAGAGACAAAAGTTTCATATCCTCCAACAATAACCATAACCAAAAGATTTGCAATCATCACCACATCTATTAAATTTAATACCGCTAACATAACAGTATTTGAATCCATTTCATTTAAATTGATAACTAGATGATACAATGATTTAATAAACTTATACGCATATATCCCCTGTACAACAATCAACCCTAAATAAATAGGTAATTGTAACCAACGACTTGCGAAAATAATTTTACCTAAAATATTTGCCCTAGTATTTAATTCCGAATGCATATATCTCCTATAAATAGCAATACAAAAATAAATTACAACGCTCAAATTTTAACAATTTTTTGCCAAAAAATTAAGATATTTAACCACTTGCACCTTATATTTTAAAACCTTGTCCATCGTTCCAAGAAACCGTATATTCTAGAGGTAAACGGCAACTTGGTAACGCTGGGTTTACTGCTTTACCGATAGCTAGTAGCATAACAGGCAAATAACGTTCTGCATCTATATTCAATAATTTTAATACAGCAGGGCGATCAAACACGCCTATCGCATGAGTATCATAGCCTTTATCTTTGGCAATTAGCATTAATTGCATTGCCACCAAACTAGTATCAATTAATACCTGATCTCTAATTTCTGCTTGAGTTGCTTGGTTATGAAGGTTTAGTAAAAAATCAAATTTACGTTCACGAAACTCTGCATGCAAACACCCAGTTTCTACCGATTGATCAACAATTGTTCCTAATAATTTTTCATATTGCAAATCTGCCAATATCGCCATAATAACAGATGCTGTTTCACAAGGTGGGCCATTAAAGGCAACATTTTTTGATAATGCTGCTTTAAGAATTTCATCATCAATAATGACAAAACGCCAAGGTTGCAGATTTGCTTTTGAGGGAGCAAGCTGGGATAAAGCGACCATTTCTTCTAATTCAGTTCTACTAATCTTAATTGTTGAATCAAAAGCTTTGATAGTTTTACGCTGTTCAATCGTATGTTTCAATTCCATCTCTTTTCTCCTATCTTTCCAACGATTGAGATAGTCTATAATTTAAAGATTAGGAATGTAATAATTGAAAAGAGTTATTCTGCATATTTATTGAAATAGGTCAAAATTATCAAATAATCATATTAGAGCAGGAATAAAGATTTAGCTTGCCCAAGCATGCACACTAAGGTGCTTTCCAAAATGACTTTCAATTAAGCGTTTTGTAATTTGATGTTGCGGATTCAGTAAAACCTCTTTCGTCAAGCCATACTCTACTACTTCGCCACTTTGCATCACCATGATTTTATCGGCAATATGTTTAATCAGACCTAAATTTTGCCCCACATAAATATAAGCAATCCCTTGTCGCTGCTGGACACTTAACATTAAATTAATTAATTGTGTTTTGACTGAAAAATCCAGTGAATTAATCGTATCGTCCGCAATAATAATTTCCGGTTCTAAAATTAAAGCACGAGCAAACGCAATACGCTGCTTTTGTCCACTGGAAGCCTCTGAAATAGGAATGAGCGCTTGCTCAGGATACATTCCTACCAATTTTAGCGTATTAAAAATACGCTCATTTCTTTCCTCTTCATTTAAATCTGTCGCCAAGCGGAGCGGAGCATCTAAAATTTGTCCTATATTATAATTAGGATCAAAGGCATCGTTAGGGTCCTGAAACATCATACGAATATGCTTAGCCCGGTATTTATAATCGCCAAATGAAAGCGGTGTTCCTCTAAAAATCAGTTCCCCAGATGTTGGCTCAACCATACCAGCAACCATTTTAGCCAAGGTAGATTTCCCAGCTCCGTTTTCACCAATAATCGCTAAAGTTTCCTTGCGATTTAGGGTAAAAGAAACTTCTTTTACCGCATAAAAATCTTGTTTATGAAACAGGCTACTACGTTCAACAAAACGCTTATTCAGATGATTAACTTCAAGTAATGCCATAATAAATTGGTGCTTGGAAATAAAGTGATAGTTTACCGCAAAAAATAAATAAAAAAAGACCGCTTATACAAGCGGTCTGATTTATGGAATTTTTTGCAAATTATAAAACGTTCACACAGTTTAAGTCTTCGAAAGATTGCTCTAAGCGTTTAGACATAGACTCTTCCATTTTACGTAACCAAACACGTGGATCGTAGTATTTTTTGTTTGGTGCATCAGGACCTGTCGGGTTACCTAATTGACCTTGTAAATATGCTTCGTTTGCTTTGTAGAATTGAAGAATACCGTCCCACGCAGCCCATTGGGTGTCAGTGTCAATGTTCATTTTGATTGCACCGTAGCTGATTGCTTCACGAATCTCTTCACGTGAAGAACCAGAACCGCCGTGGAAAACGAAGTCTAATGATTTTGCCGGTAAACCACGCTCTTTAGATACATACTCTTGTGAAGCACCTAAGATTGATGGTTTTAATTTTACATTACCCGGCTTGTAAACACCGTGTACGTTACCAAATGCCGCCGCAATCGTGAAACGTGGGCTGATTGGGCTTAATTGGTCGTAAACATATAAAACTTCAGAAGGTTGAGTGTAAAGTTTAGATTCATCTACATCAGAATTATCTACGCCATCTTCTTCACCACCGGTTACGCCGATTTCGATTTCAAGGGTCATACCGATTTTGTCCATACGGGCTAAATATTCACGGCAGATTTCCATATTTTCTTCGATTGGCTCTTCAGATAAATCGATCATATGTGAAGAGAATAATGGGCGACCGGTTTCTGCGAAATGTTTTTCGCCTGCTTCAAGTAAGCCATCGATCCAAGGTAATAAGTTTTTCGCAGCGTGGTCGGTGTGAAGAATCACAGGCACACCATATTCTTCTGCTAATTGATGAACGTGTTTTGCACCCGCAATCGCCCCTAATACATCTGCACGAGCGCCTGAAGCCGGCTTAATGCCTTTACCCGCATAGAACTGCGCACCACCATTTGAGAATTGCACGATTACCGGTGATTTTACACGAGCGGCTGTTTCTAATACGGCATTAACTGAATCTGAACCCACGCAGTTTACTGCCGGAATAGCGAAGTTGTGTTCTTTAGCATAAGCGAAAACTTTTTGTACGTCGTCGCCTGTTACTACACCCGGTTTTACGATGTTTAATAATGACATTTTTTGCTTCCTTTGTATGAAATGTGCAAAAGCACTTTGTTAAAATATACGGCCAAATCTTGCAAAATTTTCACAAAATTTGACCGTTTGTAACTGTTAGCCGTTAGCTCGTTTTTCTAAGATTTCCACTGCCGGTAATACTTTACCTTCCACGAATTCTAAGAACGCACCGCCACCGGTTGAAATGTAAGAAATTTTGTCTTTGATACCGAATAAATCAATCGCAGCTAAGGTATCGCCACCACCGGCAATTGAGAATGCACCGTTTGCCGTTGCTTCTGCAATCGCATTTGAAATCACTTCAGTTCCTTTACGGAAGTTAGGGAACTCAAACACACCGACCGGACCATTCCAAAGGATGGTTTTTGAATTACGGATAATTTCAGCTAATTGCTCTGCCGATTTTTCACCAATATCGAAAATTGATTCATCAGCTTGTACTTCACTTACCGCTTTTTCCGTTGCCGGTGCAGTTTCAGAGAACTCAGTACCTACACGCACATCAACCGGAACAGGAATATTGGTTACTTGTGCTAAACGTTTTGCTTCAGGGATTAAATCTTCTTCGTATAATGATTTGCCCACAGCGTGACCTTCTGCGGCAATAAAGGTATTGGCAATACCACCGCCCACGATTAATTGGTCGGCAATTTTAGAAAGCGAATCAAGCACCGTTAATTTAGTGGATACTTTTGAACCACCTACAATGGCTAACATTGGGCGTTGTGGCTCTTTTAATGCTTTGCCTAATGCGTCTAATTCAGCGGCTAATAACGGACCTGCACACGCAACAGGGGCATATTCTGCCACACCGTAAGTTGAGCCTTCCGCACGGTGAGCCGTACCGAATGCGTCCATTACAAACACATCACAAAGTGCTGCATATTTTTTCGCTAATTCAGGATCGTTTTTCTTCTCACCTTTGTTAATACGCACGTTTTCAAGCACCACGATTTCATTCTCGTTTACTTCAACGCCGTCTAAGTAATCACGTACCAAGCGTACCGGAACACCTAGATCTGATGCATTTAAGTAATCAACCACAGGTTGTAAAGAGTTTTCCTCTTCAAATACGCCTTCTGTCGGACGACCTAAATGCGAAGTCACCATTACCTTAGCCCCTTTTTGTAAAGCTAATTTTAAGGTTGGAATGGTCGCAACGATACGGGCATCTGATGTTACTTTGCCATCTTTTACCGGTACGTTAAGGTCAGCACGAATAAATAAACGTTTACCCGCTAAATCAAGGTCAGTCATTTTAATAACAGACATAGTTTGTTCCTCTTTAGATTAAAATTTAAAAGTGATAACGGTCGGATTATATCAGTTTCTAATCATTTTGGGCTAACCTAGATCAAATAAATGATTAATTTTTTATCATTTTAGAATGCTATTATCCTGACTGTTCTTATTTACCCCCAATACGCTTGGTTAATTAAGCAAAAATTGCAAATTCCCGGCAAAATTTAACCGCTTGTCACTAAAAATAAAGCTGTTTGAAAATCCATTCAAACAGCTTATAGAATTTAGAGTGAATTGAAGAAAATCACCAAGATAATCACCGGAATCACAAAGCGAACATAGTTAAACCAAATAGTGGTAAACATTTTACCCGCACCTAATTCCTCCTTAGCCTCTTCTTTTAGAACAAAGCCAACGAAAATCGCGCTACCTAAGGCGGTTAAAATAAACAGAATATTGCCACTAATATAATCGAAAGCATCAAAAATACTCTTGCCCATAACCTGCACCTCTTGCAATATATTGTCACTTAATGCTGATGGAATATTTCCCAACAGAAAAATGGTAGCCAAAGTAATAAAAATAGCTTTCTGACGACTGATCTTTGCCTTCTCTTGCAATGCAGTGATAATAACTTCATAAATAGTTAACGAGGTTGTTAATGCCGCTACCACTAATAAACTGAAGAAAATAATTGCAAAAATCGTGCCACCCCACATATTCGAGAACACAATCGGCAAACTTTGGAATACTAAAGTCGGACCTGAATTTGGAGCAACGCCAAAGCTAAATAATGACGGAAAAATCATAAAACCGGCAAGTACCGCAATTAAGGTGTTCATCACCCCAGTAATTGTTGCTGTTTTTACTAAATTCTCGCTCTTATCAAGGTAGCTTGAAAGGGTTATCAACACACCAAAACCAAGGCTTAATGCAAAAAATACTTGACCCAGCACAAACACAAACAATTTTGGTGTGATTTTTGAAAAATCGGGCATCAGATAAAAGGCAATGCCTTCAGCAGCCCCCGGTAAGGTAATATTTCGAACCACCATCACAATCAGGAAAATAAACAGGATTGGCATCAAATATTTCACTGAACGCTCAATACCGTCCACAATGCCTTTTACCAAAATAAAATAATTCACCAATACAAAAAGTGCCGTATAAGCAATAATTGTCATTGGGCTATTAAAAATACTTTGTTGGAAGAATTGTTGGGTCGTGCCAACGGTAACAGGTTGAGATAGATCTAGTGTCCCCGTGAGTAAGCTACCGATATAATTTAATACCCAACCACCAAGTACCATATAGTAGGCAAGAATACCAAATGCTCCAAGCAAGCCCATATAGCCAAGAATTTTCCAACCTGAGGCAATTTTTTTACCATTAGCAAAACCGGCAAAAGCATCAATAGCATTCACTCTCATTCGGCGACCAATTACATTCTCCACTAATATCATAGGGATACCAATTACGATCATCGCAATACAAAATAAAAACACATAAGCACCGCCTCCGTGTTCCCCCACAAGATAAGGGAAACGCCAAGTTGCACCAAAACCGACTGTTGCACCAGCAACGGTCATAATATACGCCAATCGGTTAGACCAAGATTGGCGTTCTTGTTGTTGATTTGCCATTTAATACTCCATCGGCTAACAATACCGCTTCAACCAACAAGCGGTCAGATTTTTAGAAAATATTACAAATTAAATGAAGAGTGCGAATAACTCGCCAACTTTAACCCTTGAGCCCACCTTCTGCCCTATTGAACGCTGTACCTGAATTTGGGTAATATCGGCAGATTGATAAATCCTACGGGTAAAATCAGTATCGTGATTTGAAATTAATACGGGAACGCCTAATCCTTTCATTTCTAAAGCCAGTGTTGCCAAACGCCCTTGTTGCTCTAGGCTAAAACCACCGCCAGCATATTGCGTAAAATTCGTTTCTTGTGCTAAAGGAGCGTAAGGTGGGTCGCAGTAAATCACATAATCCGTTAATTGATTTTTTGCCAACTCAAAGACCTGTTCAAAATCCGCACACACAAAAGTTGCCTTTTGTGCTTTTTCAGCAAAAAAACGTAGTTCTTTTTCTGGAAAATAATGGGTTTTATAACGCCCAAAGGGAACATTGTACCCTTTTTTCTGGTTATAACGGCAAAGTCCGTTATAGCCAAATCGATTTAAATACAAAAAAATCACCGAGCGACGAAAAATATCT from the Mannheimia haemolytica genome contains:
- the fdnI gene encoding Formate dehydrogenase-N subunit gamma, giving the protein MSKKFEITNDTKIVRHKPLARVSHWFLVISFFMTMFTGVAFFFPDFAWLTEILGTPQIARAVHPFTGIIMFIAFIIMALIYWHHNIPEKNDIRWAKGIVEVLKGNEHEVSDNGKYNLGQKLLFWTLILAMFTLLATGIIMWRQFFSHYFSIPMLRIAILLHSASAFMLFTGILVHMYMAFWVKGSIRGMVEGWVTVRWAKKHHPRWYREEVLPELERQVAEQNNK
- the fdhE gene encoding formate dehydrogenase accessory protein FdhE, which gives rise to MSIKILPQDDIKQAASSFQQPELLFANPKNLYLRRAKRLRELAKQNPFGEYMEFSANLVDIQLALLESQPIADYSQKITACVERTQGETPLNAQNFQRTDEWRTLLLAIIEKFKPYANNTVLATIEVLEKAAKSELDTLADNLLNERYELVGADKAVFIWAALSLYWVQLAQQLPRNSRAEIGHKHLCPVCNSAPVSSVIHFGEAQGLRYLHCSLCESEWHVVRTKCTNCDETGKLDYWSLDTVEAAVKAESCGDCHSYLKVLYQDKDVNVEPVADDLATLFLDSEMEQKGLSRSGINPFLFQVE
- the gor gene encoding Glutathione reductase; protein product: MAKHYDYIAIGGGSGGIASINRAASYGQKCAIIEAKHLGGTCVNVGCVPKKVMFYGAQVAEAINHYAPDYGFDITVNNFDYAKLVESRQAYIGRIHTSYGNVLAKNNVDVLHGFARFKDAKTLIVSYADGSSEEVTAEHILIATGGRPSVPNVKGAEYGITSDGVFALDALPKSVAIVGAGYIAVELAGVFNSLGVNTHLFVRQHAPMRNQDPLIVDTLLEVLAQDGIELHTQATPQEVVKNADGSLTLKLQDGRETSVESLVWAIGREPATDKINLEAAGVETNERGFIKVDKFQNTNVPNIYAVGDIIEGGIELTPVAVAAGRRLSERLFNNKPNEHLDYSLVPTVVFSHPPIGTVGLSEPKAIEQYGAENVKVYKSSFTAMYTAVTQHRQPCRMKLVCVGEEEKVVGLHGIGFGVDEMIQGFAVAIKMGATKADFDNTVAIHPTGSEEFVTMR
- a CDS encoding Predicted membrane protein, encoding MHSELNTRANILGKIIFASRWLQLPIYLGLIVVQGIYAYKFIKSLYHLVINLNEMDSNTVMLAVLNLIDVVMIANLLVMVIVGGYETFVSRLKVDDHPDQPEWLDHVNATILKVKLSMAIISISSIHLLQTFINASNLDEKQMMWQVVIHLAFIVSALAMAYIDKMLNSGHMKH
- the yodC gene encoding Putative NAD(P)H nitroreductase yodC, which translates into the protein MELKHTIEQRKTIKAFDSTIKISRTELEEMVALSQLAPSKANLQPWRFVIIDDEILKAALSKNVAFNGPPCETASVIMAILADLQYEKLLGTIVDQSVETGCLHAEFRERKFDFLLNLHNQATQAEIRDQVLIDTSLVAMQLMLIAKDKGYDTHAIGVFDRPAVLKLLNIDAERYLPVMLLAIGKAVNPALPSCRLPLEYTVSWNDGQGFKI
- the gsiA_7 gene encoding Glutathione import ATP-binding protein GsiA, translating into MALLEVNHLNKRFVERSSLFHKQDFYAVKEVSFTLNRKETLAIIGENGAGKSTLAKMVAGMVEPTSGELIFRGTPLSFGDYKYRAKHIRMMFQDPNDAFDPNYNIGQILDAPLRLATDLNEEERNERIFNTLKLVGMYPEQALIPISEASSGQKQRIAFARALILEPEIIIADDTINSLDFSVKTQLINLMLSVQQRQGIAYIYVGQNLGLIKHIADKIMVMQSGEVVEYGLTKEVLLNPQHQITKRLIESHFGKHLSVHAWAS
- the fbaA gene encoding Fructose-bisphosphate aldolase class 2: MSLLNIVKPGVVTGDDVQKVFAYAKEHNFAIPAVNCVGSDSVNAVLETAARVKSPVIVQFSNGGAQFYAGKGIKPASGARADVLGAIAGAKHVHQLAEEYGVPVILHTDHAAKNLLPWIDGLLEAGEKHFAETGRPLFSSHMIDLSEEPIEENMEICREYLARMDKIGMTLEIEIGVTGGEEDGVDNSDVDESKLYTQPSEVLYVYDQLSPISPRFTIAAAFGNVHGVYKPGNVKLKPSILGASQEYVSKERGLPAKSLDFVFHGGSGSSREEIREAISYGAIKMNIDTDTQWAAWDGILQFYKANEAYLQGQLGNPTGPDAPNKKYYDPRVWLRKMEESMSKRLEQSFEDLNCVNVL
- the pgk gene encoding Phosphoglycerate kinase: MSVIKMTDLDLAGKRLFIRADLNVPVKDGKVTSDARIVATIPTLKLALQKGAKVMVTSHLGRPTEGVFEEENSLQPVVDYLNASDLGVPVRLVRDYLDGVEVNENEIVVLENVRINKGEKKNDPELAKKYAALCDVFVMDAFGTAHRAEGSTYGVAEYAPVACAGPLLAAELDALGKALKEPQRPMLAIVGGSKVSTKLTVLDSLSKIADQLIVGGGIANTFIAAEGHAVGKSLYEEDLIPEAKRLAQVTNIPVPVDVRVGTEFSETAPATEKAVSEVQADESIFDIGEKSAEQLAEIIRNSKTILWNGPVGVFEFPNFRKGTEVISNAIAEATANGAFSIAGGGDTLAAIDLFGIKDKISYISTGGGAFLEFVEGKVLPAVEILEKRANG
- a CDS encoding Na+-dependent transporters of the SNF family — translated: MANQQQERQSWSNRLAYIMTVAGATVGFGATWRFPYLVGEHGGGAYVFLFCIAMIVIGIPMILVENVIGRRMRVNAIDAFAGFANGKKIASGWKILGYMGLLGAFGILAYYMVLGGWVLNYIGSLLTGTLDLSQPVTVGTTQQFFQQSIFNSPMTIIAYTALFVLVNYFILVKGIVDGIERSVKYLMPILFIFLIVMVVRNITLPGAAEGIAFYLMPDFSKITPKLFVFVLGQVFFALSLGFGVLITLSSYLDKSENLVKTATITGVMNTLIAVLAGFMIFPSLFSFGVAPNSGPTLVFQSLPIVFSNMWGGTIFAIIFFSLLVVAALTTSLTIYEVIITALQEKAKISRQKAIFITLATIFLLGNIPSALSDNILQEVQVMGKSIFDAFDYISGNILFILTALGSAIFVGFVLKEEAKEELGAGKMFTTIWFNYVRFVIPVIILVIFFNSL
- the dam gene encoding DNA adenine methylase, with translation MNHPKHRAFLKWAGGKYRLIPDIQTHLPKKACLVEPFVGAGSVFLNTDFERYILADINPDLINLFNVVKADVEQYIAQTKSLFLHPQANTEAFYKARRAEFNRSKDIFRRSVIFLYLNRFGYNGLCRYNQKKGYNVPFGRYKTHYFPEKELRFFAEKAQKATFVCADFEQVFELAKNQLTDYVIYCDPPYAPLAQETNFTQYAGGGFSLEQQGRLATLALEMKGLGVPVLISNHDTDFTRRIYQSADITQIQVQRSIGQKVGSRVKVGELFALFI